In Mastacembelus armatus chromosome 5, fMasArm1.2, whole genome shotgun sequence, a single genomic region encodes these proteins:
- the yod1 gene encoding ubiquitin thioesterase OTU1, with translation MTSWRNRTFYTSVSRCIVRGRQQSTAGRMLRLRCKTKNGSHIMQGLTHQSCVHELKNKVEELTGIPCDVQKIMVGYPPSSLDLRNGDAHLKDYPIKSGDTLIVEEEKNKPKPQDHPTVIKTPCLEASPVLARRVVPADNSCLFTSVYYVVEGGVYDPACVPEMRGLIAQIVSSDPAAYSEAVLGKTNEEYCSWIKRDDTWGGAIEVSILSKFYQCEICVVDTQTVRVDRFGEDAGYHKRVLLIYDGIHYDPLQRETPGSDAPPQTIFSTTDDIILAQALELADEARRKRQFTDVNRFALRCMVCQTGLVGQKEAREHAKETGHTNFGEV, from the exons ATGACATCATGGCGTAACAGGACGTTCTACACATCAGTCTCTCGCTGTATTGTTCGAGGCAGGCAGCAGTCGACGGCAG GCAGGATGTTGCGGCTTCGCTGTAAGACCAAAAATGGGAGCCACATAATGCAAGGTTTGACTCATCAGTCCTGTGTCCACGAACTGAAGAATAAGGTTGAGGAACTAACTGGCATCCCCTGTGATGTGCAAAAAATTATGGTTGGCTACCCACCCTCTAGCCTTGATCTTCGAAATGGAGATGCTCATCTCAAGGACTACCCCATCAAATCAG GAGACACACTCATTgttgaggaagaaaaaaacaagccaAAGCCTCAGGATCATCCCACTGTGATAAAAACACCATGTCTAGAAGCCTCACCTGTGTTGGCACGTCGAGTGGTGCCAGCTGACAACTCTTGCCTCTTCACCAGTGTGTATTATGTGGTGGAAGGTGGTGTATATGACCCTGCTTGTGTCCCTGAGATGCGAGGCCTCATTGCCCAAATTGTGTCAAGTGACCCTGCGGCTTATTCTGAAGCGGTCCTGGGAAAGACTAACGAAGAGTACTGCTCCTGGATAAAACGTGACGACACCTGGGGTGGTGCCATTGAGGTGTCCATCCTGTCCAAGTTTTACCAGTGTGAGATCTGTGTGGTGGACACTCAGACAGTCCGAGTGGATCGATTTGGGGAGGATGCAGGCTACCACAAACGGGTGCTGCTCATCTATGACGGTATCCACTATGACCCACTACAGAGAGAGACCCCCGGCTCTGACGCCCCACCCCAGACTATCTTCTCCACCACAGACGACATAATACTGGCCCAGGCCCTGGAGTTGGCAGACGAGGCTCGCCGCAAGCGGCAGTTCACAGACGTTAACCGGTTTGCACTGCGCTGCATGGTGTGCCAGACGGGCCTGGTGGGACAAAAGGAAGCTCGTGAGCATGCCAAGGAGACAGGCCACACCAATTTTGGCGAAGTGTGA
- the LOC113130871 gene encoding specifically androgen-regulated gene protein isoform X1: MTGMDSAGSCDSVISTNSGFSDDSLEHLSAEEKACLMFLEETIESLDTEDDSGLSNDEADQLPSPGNLATKLANLSASMSKSTFNVSQKPALKEPIKKNGDTKPLQSYLVPTPLVVASSPPCCVSSSKEPGIPRESNPCSKIQSIPSDNKLDQKHSKNPVAPLEPLEVNVVKSSCIKPRGYSVRAAEFPLPRGPLSYDGLVHLRRSASTKKTPLCPTVDHTINLDKHFPAIMEGPNLSHLPRSNRSHSEASRSKTGPPVVAPKPQNIPANICMKTHNETPITSDSSYSVKHATDPKVVRLEALQKLGLLKDQEPENEMINQLSLPKSHSSLDPTPNRGLSNGNPTRSVSFHHYSKHNQQPASVSHPAQTKGLTAAGLQRSSTLDNHRIAGNFPEPRCIKAVEQVKTCTTPQSISCSPSNIIGYTAMVVPGMGADRKEALRKLGLLKN, from the exons ATGACTGGCATGGATAGTGCTGGCAGCTGTGACAGCGTTATCAGCACCAATTCTGGCTTT AGTGATGATAGTCTGGAACATCTGTCTGCTGAAGAGAAGGCCTGTCTTATGTTTTTGGAGGAGACTATTGAGTCTTTGGATACTGAGGACGACAGTGGACTGTCCAATGATGAAGCTGATCAACTACCTAGCCCTGGCAACCTCGCTACCAAGCTGGCTAACCTGTCAGCCTCCATGAGCAAAAGCACGTTCAATG TTTCACAGAAACCTGCCCTCAAAGAACCCATTAAGAAAAATGGTGACACCAAACCACTGCAGAGCTACTTGGTCCCCACACCTCTAGTTGTGGCAAGCAGTCCTCCATGTTGTGTATCCAGTAGCAAGGAGCCAGGAATTCCTCGAGAGAGTAACCCCTGCTCTAAAATTCAGTCCATTCCTTCAGACAACAAACTTGatcaaaaacacagcaagaatCCTGTTGCACCCCTAGAACCTTTAGAGGTTAATGTAGTGAAAAGTTCTTGTATCAAACCCAGAGGTTACTCAGTTAGGGCAGCTGAATTTCCTTTACCTAGAGGACCTCTGTCCTATGATGGACTTGTTCATCTGAGGAGGAGTGCTTCCACCAAGAAGACTCCTTTGTGTCCCACAGTTGATCATACGATAAACTTGGACAAGCACTTTCCTGCCATAATGGAAGGCCCAAACCTCAGCCATCTGCCAAGATCTAACAGATCACACTCGGAGGCTTCCAGGTCTAAGACAGGTCCTCCAGTTGTGGCACCTAAACCCCAAAACATTCCTGCCAACATATGTATGAAAACACATAATGAAACACCGATAACATCAGACTCATCATACAGTGTCAAACATGCAACAGATCCCAAAGTGGTGAGACTGGAAGCTTTGCAGAAGCTTGGCCTCTTGAAGGACCAAGaacctgaaaatgaaatgataaaccAGTTGTCCCTCCCTAAATCTCACTCTTCCTTAGACCCAACACCTAACAGAGGTCTATCTAATGGTAATCCAACGAGAAGTGTTAGTTTCCACCACTACTCCAAACATAACCAGCAGCCAGCATCTGTATCACATCCTGCTCAAACCAaaggactgacagcagcaggtctGCAACGCTCTTCTACCCTGGACAACCACAGAATTGCCGGCAATTTTCCTGAACCACGATGCATAAAAGCAGTCGAACAAGTGAAAACCTGCACTACACCTCAGTCTATATCCTGTAGCCCGTCTAACATAATTGGATATACCGCGATGGTGGTGCCTGGCATGGGAGCAGATCGAAAAGAAGCACTCAGAAAGCTGGGACTGCTCAAAAATTAA
- the LOC113130871 gene encoding specifically androgen-regulated gene protein isoform X2 produces MCSTSTHYPKLQSDDSLEHLSAEEKACLMFLEETIESLDTEDDSGLSNDEADQLPSPGNLATKLANLSASMSKSTFNVSQKPALKEPIKKNGDTKPLQSYLVPTPLVVASSPPCCVSSSKEPGIPRESNPCSKIQSIPSDNKLDQKHSKNPVAPLEPLEVNVVKSSCIKPRGYSVRAAEFPLPRGPLSYDGLVHLRRSASTKKTPLCPTVDHTINLDKHFPAIMEGPNLSHLPRSNRSHSEASRSKTGPPVVAPKPQNIPANICMKTHNETPITSDSSYSVKHATDPKVVRLEALQKLGLLKDQEPENEMINQLSLPKSHSSLDPTPNRGLSNGNPTRSVSFHHYSKHNQQPASVSHPAQTKGLTAAGLQRSSTLDNHRIAGNFPEPRCIKAVEQVKTCTTPQSISCSPSNIIGYTAMVVPGMGADRKEALRKLGLLKN; encoded by the exons ATGTGCTCTACGTCAACTCATTATCCAAAACTGCAG AGTGATGATAGTCTGGAACATCTGTCTGCTGAAGAGAAGGCCTGTCTTATGTTTTTGGAGGAGACTATTGAGTCTTTGGATACTGAGGACGACAGTGGACTGTCCAATGATGAAGCTGATCAACTACCTAGCCCTGGCAACCTCGCTACCAAGCTGGCTAACCTGTCAGCCTCCATGAGCAAAAGCACGTTCAATG TTTCACAGAAACCTGCCCTCAAAGAACCCATTAAGAAAAATGGTGACACCAAACCACTGCAGAGCTACTTGGTCCCCACACCTCTAGTTGTGGCAAGCAGTCCTCCATGTTGTGTATCCAGTAGCAAGGAGCCAGGAATTCCTCGAGAGAGTAACCCCTGCTCTAAAATTCAGTCCATTCCTTCAGACAACAAACTTGatcaaaaacacagcaagaatCCTGTTGCACCCCTAGAACCTTTAGAGGTTAATGTAGTGAAAAGTTCTTGTATCAAACCCAGAGGTTACTCAGTTAGGGCAGCTGAATTTCCTTTACCTAGAGGACCTCTGTCCTATGATGGACTTGTTCATCTGAGGAGGAGTGCTTCCACCAAGAAGACTCCTTTGTGTCCCACAGTTGATCATACGATAAACTTGGACAAGCACTTTCCTGCCATAATGGAAGGCCCAAACCTCAGCCATCTGCCAAGATCTAACAGATCACACTCGGAGGCTTCCAGGTCTAAGACAGGTCCTCCAGTTGTGGCACCTAAACCCCAAAACATTCCTGCCAACATATGTATGAAAACACATAATGAAACACCGATAACATCAGACTCATCATACAGTGTCAAACATGCAACAGATCCCAAAGTGGTGAGACTGGAAGCTTTGCAGAAGCTTGGCCTCTTGAAGGACCAAGaacctgaaaatgaaatgataaaccAGTTGTCCCTCCCTAAATCTCACTCTTCCTTAGACCCAACACCTAACAGAGGTCTATCTAATGGTAATCCAACGAGAAGTGTTAGTTTCCACCACTACTCCAAACATAACCAGCAGCCAGCATCTGTATCACATCCTGCTCAAACCAaaggactgacagcagcaggtctGCAACGCTCTTCTACCCTGGACAACCACAGAATTGCCGGCAATTTTCCTGAACCACGATGCATAAAAGCAGTCGAACAAGTGAAAACCTGCACTACACCTCAGTCTATATCCTGTAGCCCGTCTAACATAATTGGATATACCGCGATGGTGGTGCCTGGCATGGGAGCAGATCGAAAAGAAGCACTCAGAAAGCTGGGACTGCTCAAAAATTAA